GCTGATTTTTCTATCTTCATCTACCTCGTATACTGGTTTAGATTCAAAGCGTTCTCCATTTTCGTCAGTTTCTACTCTTGAACTGGTTTGTAACTTTGGTTCAAATGCACTTAGGTCTAATGTTTCAACATGAGATAATAGGTTATCAACTTCCCCTTTCATCTGATGTTTTAATTCCGGGTCTTTAGTAATTATTATAGCATTACTTTCTAAATCTAACAGGTAAGCTCTCTTCGTATAATTTGAGGAACCAATAACAGTTACCGATGgttcatcttcttcaggGACCGTTATCCATAAGCCCTTCGCATGATATGACCAACCATCAACGGTATTGACAATACCATTCTTCCATTCCTTCAATGTAATCAAATCTTGTTTTCCCCTACGATGGATCTCTTCTAAAAACCTCTTAGCACATAATAAGTATGCCTGTGGTATATAATATGACAATCCTGGAGATTTGTAGAAAGAATTTGCTTGCGATGATGCAGTTATTACTACTCCGGGAGCTTTTCCATTTATAAGACGATCTTGAATTTGAGGCAACATATTAAAATAACCAGCTGTAAACCACCACTTAATTTTTGGGGAATCCAAATAAGACAACAACCTCAAAATTGCTGGTTTTTCTGTAGATTGGTCATTATTAGGTTGTAACAAAGGAGTTAGTTGAGAAATAGGATATACAATTGTATCGAATTTATTAGTATCTTCAAATTCGTCAAATGACTTTAACTTATGCTGCTTTAACAAAGGTTCTAACAAGAACGATGAATCACTAATAAACCTTTGCATGTTCATATGAGGTTCGCAGGAATTATTAGATGTTGGCCATGATAATCTAAATCCTTGTTCATTTTTGGTTGAAGGTAATAATTGGTATGACAAAGACGATACAGCATTATGGAtatcataataataatccGTCAAATCCTTATtcttaaaaatataatagcGATCTTGTCTGTTTGTAAAGTAATCCTCTGATAAGTTTGCACCACTTAACAAAATTTCGTCATCAAATCCATACAATTTCATATGTTGTAATCCCCAACCTTCATTAATTCTCTTTGGAGTCCAGCTTTTAGTTAATCCATTTAATTGTGGCGTGTGATACATTCTTATATCGATTCTATGTTTACCAAATTTTTCTACTAAGGGCACTAATATGCTGGCCGAAGAAGCATGTTTAGGCGCCTCTCTCGTTCCTCTCAACGAATcaatcaatataaatacttGCAAATCCTCGTTTTTACTCATTGCATTGTCAATGCATTCAACTAATTCATGTTGGCTCTTACCAAAATATAACGAACTTAAAAATACTCTGGATTTTGAGTTGGtgattttttctttcaaactCTCATAGAACTCCACTGGATGAGTTAAAATCTGGATATCACCTTTGTTTAATACAAACCTTGGAGCAATAGAATCTAGTTGCTGGAAAATAGTCTTTAACTTCGGATGAAAGCTATCTGCTATTTCATCAGAAATTATGGGATTATTAGTCGAATAATTCCTAACATGCACCTCATTCGCTTGAGgaaacaaataattataaagTGACAGAATCATTCTTTTACTACCAGTAGGATTATTTTGAACTCTTCTTATAATCTGAAACATATAAAAACaaatatccaaattaatttatcaactaTCACGATACCTTACCTTACCtaaacaaaagaaaattgaacaaatacAGTAGGCAGGAAAATTCAAAGGTTATCACGGAAAATACTAAAGTGGGGGAAAGCCGGCAAGTGATCGTACAGAAAAACGGCGTGAATCGAAACtgaataaattcaaataatagGCTTATCTTGGAATCTCCAATTTCAATGAGCCGTTTTCGTTCAAAAGAGGGTAAAAGTCGAAAAATGAGAAATATGACAGGCGTGCATAACTATAGGTGTCTGGATGCATTTTTCTATTCATGTGAAGCTATCATTTACTCATGAATGTGATAGTGAAAGATAAGGTCATACATTTGAGGTCTGGGAAGTATTTACATTTGTATCTATATACATGATTTTATCGAGCCTTTGCATTACCAGCCTTGATAATCACTACATCTCCATCTTGTACTATATAGTTCTTACCACATTTAAATTGCTTACCACTATTTTTTAGCGATGCTTCGTTAAACGGTGGGGATAAATTTACTAAGTCATCAAACTTGTAAACCTGTGCCGAAATAAAAGTCTTCTGAAGATCAGTATGAATTAAACCAGCTGCCTCGGGCATTGTGCTTCCCTCGCGAATTGACCATTGTCTTGCCTCTTTGGGACCACACGTATAGAATGAGATTAAGTTTAAGCAACTTCTCATCTTGTCAACTATGTCAGACTTTGCACTCGTTTTGTTATTGTTTAGAGCAacaaatttattcaacTCTTCGGGAGTTTTGcattcatttattttagTCTCATACGAGGCTGAAAACATTAAGAGTATATCATTTGGACAATTATCTTCTATCCACTGTTCAACATCTTGTTTGAATTCATTCTGTTGAGCGACATAATCTTTCTCGTTGACATTCAACAAGTACACAGTTGGCTTAGCAGTTAAAAAGTTGTaagtattaattatatctaTCTCCTTATCCGTCCACTGTCCAGTTGATATTTTACGACTCTCGTACAACAAATCTTGAATCCTGTTTAAAGTGTCTATCTCTAATTGAACCTGCGCTTTATCTATATGTGGTCTCTTCATTAACTTCCCAACTTTTTCTATTCCAGTTTCGATAAATTCTAAATCTTTTAGTATTAATTCTTCCGTTACAATATTCATATCACGAATAGGATCAACTTTATTGTCTTCAATATGtataatatcatcatccCTAAAGCCACGCACCACCTGAAATATCCCATCAACTTGTCTTATATCAGATAAGAACTTATTACCCAAACCTTCACCACTTGCTGCATTTCTGGTTAACCCAGCTATATCAagtatattcaaaattgtaGGAATATTTTTCTGTGATTCATATAATTGGCCCAAATGATTTAGTTTTGGGCTTTCTACAATTACTAATGATTCCACAGGGTCTATAGTAGCGAAAGGATAATTCGCTGCTGTGCCTAAACTTGTTTTGGTCATGGCTTGGAAAAATGTTGATTTACCAACGTTTGCCAATCCGACAACACCCAGAGTCAAATTATTACTTGGACGTCCCAAATACTTGGTTTTAATTACACCAgcattcttctttttcgcCAATGCTTTAGATGATATACTGAAATATCTTAAAGACTTCTGAAagtaattcatttataaaaagaaaaaaatactATTTCATATGGataatcatttttttttctttagaaAATACTAACCGCACTAATAAAAAAAGCGTTGCAGccaaataattgaattgaagGTATTAGAAATATGTTCTTGACGCTGATCGATTTAATGGCATTTTACTGAATGTCTTATATTTCGTTTAATTATTCTTATGTATAAGCCTGTTTAACACTTGCTGCCCTTTATATGGCTaactatttatttgaataattttcatttttaccgaattttaataaatttgacatcaataagaaaatgttacaaataatcaaagaacttgtcaaattcttttgagATACTATTGCCTCCTTGgacaaatattattttcaatctaACATTTTTTTTGGGAACTAATTTAAAATGCCGAATTAGCacttttctttaaatattatatatatactagTATTTTTATCAAGTTTAACAAAGTCCGTGATAGTTTAGTGGCTAGAATTACCGTTTGTCGCATGGTAGACCGGGGTTCAATTCCCCGTCGCGGAGCATTTCTTTCTAGCGCAAATGGTTTAGTGGTAAAATCCAACGTTGCCATCGTTGGGCCCCCGGTTCGATTCCGGGTTTGcgcatttttttttgttgattctGTCTCTAATATTGTTTGACCAAAGTTCTATGAGGACAAACATGGTAATTTCAGgatgatttattcaaagaGATGAACACTAgcattgaaagaagagaacATATACATATCCTACGATCTTTAGTCGGTAATCCGAAGAATAGTATTTGCcataaatttaaatcagTGTACTAGAATTTACGCGTGTATCACACTTAGGATAATTATGAGCATGAgagtttttgaattttttcatcgTCTGCTAACTGAAAAGTTTCAACTAGGTCTATATAGCttacaatatatattcacAAAAGATGTCGTTTATAAAACAGGTGGGTAAATTGATACGTCCTAATGATTATAGCTCTAGCATCTTTCAAACCTCgtttttaaataatgtaaTTCAGGTTCGTACTGCAACAAAAAGAGCTGCAGGTTCGAAGACCAATAAGAATGATTCTGCTGGTAGAAGATTAGGTCCTAAAGCCTATGAAGGTCATTTTGTTAAACCGGgtcaaattattatgaGACAAAGAGGTACTAAAATACATCCTGGTGAAAATGTTGATATCGGTAAAGATCATACTATTTTTGCTATAGAACCTGGTTACGTCCGTTTCTATTATGATCCATTCCATCCATTAAGAAAATATGTTGGTATTGCTTTAAGAAAGGACTTAAATTTACCAACTCCCCATTTCTCTCCTAGAGTTAGAAGATTTGGTTATGAAAAGATAACGGATCCAGCTGAAGCtgaaaaggaagaaaatcATATgtcaagaaaagaatttttaCAACAGCCCGAATTAGAAAAAACCAGACAAGAAcaacaaaatcaagaagaacaaagGGCTTCGGCTTTCAGAAACGCTTTATCGTCTCAATTTAATTTAGATTTGAGCGAGGCTGATTTTCAATTAGCATTAAATAGATTGTTGAACATCTCTCAATTGACCAACGTGGGTCAAACTTTGGAAGATGCAGAAGTACAATCTACGTACAACTATGTTTTcgatttgaaattatccTGCAAGAGAGGAGAAATGACTTCGGAggaattttcaaatttgaaaatgcaTTACATACAGTTTGCTGAAAACTTCGATAAAAAGGTAACCATAGATGCACAAGGTAACCCATGTACATATGTTACCCCTGAAGCCAAAAAAGAGAACCAAAATGAGATACTAAgtaaattagaaaatgaattctCCAATAGAGTAATTAGTGAAAAGGATAAAGAGAccatttttgatttaattatGACTCCTGGTATCTATAATCTTTCTCAACAATCCTATTTAAAGGACCGTTTCTTACCAAGTGTTTTGCCAACCACAGTTAAAGAGACTGTTGTGGAAGATGTAGATCCAAAAAAGCCACCTAAGGGGGTTATTGTAACTAGAAtctttgatgaagaaactaAACAGATCAAGGTAATAGGTAGGACTAAAGAAGCCTACATTGGGCAAACAGATTTAGATAAATCTCTTGCTTGAATGTCATTAGATCAGCTTAATTTTATTACTTGTATATAATTCccaataatatatatttgattgacAATGTTTTTATTTGTATGATTATATCGATTCATATTGTACACGTAGTCTCTGTACAAAATATACACAAAAATGCGCGATccaaattgatatttttttttcataaaGAGGTAATTATCATAACAACTAGACCACTTGATCATATTTCAGATTAATATGGCAATTGATTTCTCTTCAAAGCAAATTCAGGATAATCCTGCTTACCAAGAATATGTTAAACTTGGAGTAACGTACCAAAAATATGTGGATCAATCAGTTCCGTACACTTTCAATAGATGGGTTGGATTTGGTGTTGCGTTTGCATTATTTTTACTTCGTATTGTCTACGTCCAGGGCTGGTATATTATATGTTATGCATTGggtatttatttattgaactTGTTCTTGGCGTTTTTAACGCCAAAGTTTGATCCTTCTTTGGAACAggaaatgaaaaatgaatcaattgaagaaggttTACCAGAAGATGAACCAGAAGACGAGGAATTTAAGCCATTTATCAGAAGATTGCCAGAATTTAAGTTCTGGTATAATGCTATAAGAGCCACCATTTTATCATTGTTCTTGTCTTTTTTTACTATTTTTGATATCCCAGTTTTCTGGCCAATATTATTGATGTATTTCGTTATTTTATTTGCGTTAACTATGAGAAAACAAATCCAACACATGGTtaagtataaatatttaccaTTTGACTTTGGAAAGACTAAGTATAGATCCAGGTCCTAGATTTGTTCAAGGAGGATGCTATTATTACAGCTAATTACGCtaatttccttttctttccTTTATAGTAACCACCAGTCTGGCTCATTCCTAATCAATCAACTTGCTTTTGTAGGATTAAGAATGGTTGATCACATATAATTCTCTCTAGCTATAGGCTAATAagatataatcaaaaaccATTATTGTCACGTGCGCGTGACTTTACACCAAATCGTTCTTTTGAAGTTCCGCCCAACCCctaaaatcaaacaaatcaATTGTTATCgaaagaattcaagatttgaagaatcatCTATTAGAATGAGTCGTGCTGAAGTTGACTTACAAGTTAGTGTCAAGAAGGCATGTAGTACAGATGAAGTTCCCCCAAAGAGAAAACATGTTAGAGCATGTATCGTGTACACTTGGGATCATAAGAACTCTCGTGCATTTTGGAATGCTGTGAAAATTCAACCTTTACAAAGTGATGAAGTTCAATTATTCAAGGCTTTGATTATGATACACAAAGTTCTACAAGAAGGACATCCTAATACTTTAAAGGATGCGTACCGTAATAGAGActttttatcatcattaagTACTGTTTTTCCTAATGACGGCCTTTCGTATGGAAGATTGATCAATCAATATGATAGGTTTATCTTAGAGAAGTTGGACTTCCATAGAAATAACCCAGGGTTCAATGGGATTTTTGAATACGAAGAGTATATTTCATTGAGAGCAGTCAATGACCCGAATGAAGGTTACGAATCGATTCTACAATTAATGGATTTACAGGATCTGATTAAAgatttacaattattaatttttctgaCAATTCATAAAACACCAAAAAATTTGTGTAAAGTCAGTGCTTTGGTTCCTTTGATTGCAGAATCATATGGgatttataaattttgtaCATCAATGTTGAGAGCTATGTATCAACAGTTAGGAGCAGACGAAGCATTGTCTGTTCtctttgaaagatttgaTTCTCAGCATTTTATGCTTCGGGATTTTTATACCGACTGTCATGCCATTAAGTTTTTAACTAGTTTGGTCACAATTCCACGGTTATCAAACAACCCTCCTAACTTGCAAGTAACTGATGATGGCAAGCCTGTTACTCCATCAAGGCCAAGGTCTGCTACAGTTGAAAGTACGCCGCAGTTATCTTCTCAGCCCACTTCATCTTATGAACCGCCTGCAGAAGCGCCCCCACCGGTTGATCTGATTTTCCTCCAACAAACTGGGATTTTTGACCAGCAACAACAGGAGCAACAGCAGGTTCAAAGAGATTTAGAATTGAAACGTCAACAACAAATGCAAGACCAAATGCAGCAGCAacatatttttgaagaacaaCAGCGTCAACAGGAGAGACGATTCTTAGAAGAACAACAACTTTTACAACGGCAACAAACTCAGCAACATCAGTCTCGTGTCACTGAATTAGAacatgatttattaatgttCAAGAATCaatatgataatgatcAACAACTATTACAACAATATGACACTCGTGTTAAAAACTTAGAGACCGAATTGATGAACTTGAATAGTACTGCTACTCAGCAAGTTTCATCAAAAGATGAGCAAATAACTAATTTGGAACAACAAATCAATAATTGGACCaaaaaatatgaatcaTTAGCTAAATTATATTCACAATTGCGTCAAGAACATCTAAATCTATTAgcaaaatttaaaaaaattcagcAAAAGATAAATAGTGCTCAAGAATCTATtatgaagaaagagaagtTTGAGAAGGACTTAAAGGccaaaaatattgaattggCTGACTTGATTCGTGAGCGTGATAGGGCAAGATTAGATTTGGACAGAGTTAAAGCGACGAAAGATCaggatattgaaaagcTTCAAGCGGAATTAAGAGAATTAAATAGTCAAGTAAACGAATCAGGTAAGTTACaatctttgaatttatctTCCATAATTTCTAAACATCAAAATGAAATGGACcaattaaagaaacaattatCAGTCAGAGATAAAGACTTGAGTAATTTAGGTAACAATAACTTGCaagagaaattgaaagagaaagaaatgGACTTGGAGATTGCTCAAGAATCTTTAGATAGTGCATTGAGGGAACTTgcaatttcaaagaatgaCCAAGAAGATATTGTTAATGCTCAAATAGATCATATTATAATTAGCAATATTAGTAAACTTAGAAAATTGGTTGACATTCTCTTGGCTAAcaatatcaaaagaattcaagataCTAAATACGAACTTGCGTCTCCTATGCAAGCAGGAAACCTTAATTCTTCACCAGAACATTTATTATCCATTGTGGAAATTAGCTCAGACATGGCTACAGATTTTGCAACTACGTTCAATACTTTcattgttgatgaaaagcATAGTTACAATGACGATAACTCAAGCTATTCCGGTATCATTTTAAAAGGTTCTGAATTAACCACAGCGGTTAATGACTTAATGTTAAATGCGAAGGGTATTTCTAGAAGTCTTTCTaaagatgatgaggatAGTATCTTGAAATATGTGTCTAATGTGTTAGTTAGTACTGAAgcatttttctttaatttgaGTTCCGATTCCTTGAGTaaagttgaagatgaagatggaAAAATAGATAAAGTGATCGACTGTAATCTACAAGTGCAGAAtgatttacaattattagGTAATTATGTTGATACATTAAGATCCACGCATGGAATTAACTTCTCTCTGGGAAATTTGGAAGATTTagttaaaaatgaaatggaACAGACTGCTAACACCGTTGATCTtgcttcaaaatttttgaaggaCCTTTTACAAAATCCGAATATAAAAAGTGGTAACTTCGAAATTCACGAAACTTTATTATCTGCTGCAATGGCAGTCACAAACGCAGTCGCGTTATTGATCCAAGCGGCTACTGAATCACAAAGAGAAATCGTTAGTAAAGGAATGGGTTCCCAATCACGTACGGAATTCtacaagaaaaataatagatGGACTGAAGGTTTAATAAGTGCATCTAAGGCAATTGCTGGGGCCACTAATGTGTTAATTCAAACTGCAGATGGTGTtcttaaagaaaaaaattctcATGAACAGTTGATTGTAGCTTCAAACGAAGTTGCAGCTTCAACCGCCCAATTAGTTGCCGCATCCCGGGTTAAAGCAAACTTTGTATCGCATACCCAAGATAATTTGGAAGTAGCATCGAGCAAAGTATCAAATGCTTGTAAACTTTTAGTTGCGAAGGTACAACAGTTTTTGTCTGATGACGAAAATACAAAGAATGACATTGATTTAAGCAAGCTAACACCCTATGAGGGTAAGACTGTTGAAATGGAACAACAGGTtgagatattgaaattagaaaatatgTTGAACTCTGCAAGAAAGAGGTTGGGAGAAATTCGAAAGCATGGCTATAAAGATGATGACAGTGATGACGAAAATTAAGATCGaaattatatacatatatatatatatatatcatttttgTGGTCatttctaaatttttgaatattccTACATCAACACTGTAAGTCTCTTAATAAAAGTGAAGGTAATTTAATTTAGAAtccaatatttttcaattcattagGAGCGTCATTTGTTAACgccaatattgaaatagtTTAATGAGCATGCaattaattttagaaaatatCGTTGAAGTAAATCCTCAaaagtagcatacattGTCATGTCAGTTTCAGGTTTCAGTTAATCAGTTAATCAGTTTCagtattataatatataatatataatttacttaatctctatataaattctgtatttCAGGAGGTCCAagacctctttatatattccAAGATTCTCACAAGAATAGGATTACTTCTCCGATGTTTCCAAGTTAACATCCAATGAGGAGTCAGATTCACTAAACGGCAAAGCTTTCACAATAGGCTGTTCTCCGAGATTCAAACCATCCAATGGTAACGATGAGGCCACAATAAAACTGTATTCCATATCGGAAGTATGGAATACAtccaataatatttatttgcagCTTTTCTCATAtattttctcaatttattctgacttcgcataaaatatactaatatatttcaacacttCCCCTTAATCCTAATTCTTGTCATTCCAGCAAGACTTCTCAAGTCCTGGAActtaatcttatttaatCCTTTTGTAAGCATGTCCGCAATTTGTGTATGGGTGCTAATCGGACAaagtttaatttgtttctttattatatgctCTCTTATGAAATGATGGCGTATGTCAATATGCTTAGTGCGCAGGTGAAATACAGGGTGCTCTGCAAGGAGTATACATGAGTTATTATCTTCGTGGATCGAAATGGGTAATTGTAATGGCACACGCATTTCGTCAAACAACATTATGATCCATAGCGCTTCTTTGGTAGCCTCACCCAATGCGAGATATTCAGCTTCAGTGGTCGACATTGCCACTGTAGTCTGTTTCTTACTTTTCCACGAGATAGGAGCTCCTCCATATCTAACAATGTATCCTGTAATTGATTTCCTGTCGCTCTTATCACTAGCCCAGTCACTATCACAATATATATCCAATGAGCTGTCTCCAGTATAATGGTGGCCGATATCTTGAGTTCCTTTAAGATATCTGAGGACATGTTTGGCACATTTCATATGCATCTCAGAGGGTTTGGCTAGGTGTCTACTAAGTATTCCAACAGCGTACGCAATGTCTGTTCGAACAGTAgtagatgcaaataatagctTTCCTACTAGAGAGCGGTACCTGGTGGCATCACATTCTTCTGTGTTGTCCTTGTGTAAGTCCTCTCCGGCCAATGTCGGAGTTGCCACAGTGTTTGCATCACTCATGTCAAAGTCCTGCAAGACCTTTCCAATGTAGTCATAGAGACATATCTTGATACCATTGGTATCCTGTGCAATATTAATTCCTAGAAACTTCTTTGCAACTCCTAAATCCTTCATTTTAAACTTCAGTGCGagcattttctttacatcttcaatttccttcatATCCTTTCCTGATATAAggatatcatcaacatagaGGCCAATAATTATGTTCCCTCGAACATATATGCCTAACTCAGTGTCAATTCGTTTGAACCTATGTTCAGCGAgaaaatctgaaattgtAGTATTCCAGCATATCGGTGCTTGTTTCAATCCATACAACGATTTGTTCAACTTGCAGACTTTCTCTGGttcattctcattaatAAAACCAACAGGCTGTTTCATATAGAGTGTTTCCTCAACAGTACCGTTCAAAAATGCGGTATCTACATCCATCTGATGGACTACTCTATTATCAACAGCACTGAATGCTAGAAGTAGTTTCACAGATTCATATCTGATCACAGGACTGAAGGTATCCAAGTAATCTTCCCCTGGAACCTGACTGAAGCCATGTGCTACTAGTCTAGCTTTGTATCTACcatcatctttcttggtaaATACCCATCTGTTACCTATTGCCTTTCTATCCTTAGGCAACAGTACTAAATCccatgtattatttgagtaGTGAGCACTCATCTCACTATCCATGGCGATTTTCCATGTTTCAGCTTCGTCACTCAGCATTGCCTGTTTGTATGTCACTGGTACACCATCTTTCTTTGTACTAACAACATAGGCATGCGACATAAAATACGCAGATCCTCTGACAACAAGCGAGGAGTCTGATTCAGTATGCAGTGCTTCatatttcagtttcttAGAAGGTTCAGTTTCACCTTCCGACGATACTTCTGATCTTCTACGCAGTCTCTCAGGCATCGTAATAGCTTTTCTCCTTCTCCTCACAGgttcatcaacataatcCACATCATCAGaattatcaaagttatcatGATGACGTTCATAGAAAGAAGTAGCGTAGTCTTCCCCTGGAACCGAAGCTTCTGAATCCGAAATATACTCAATACGAGGACGGGAAACCTCTTGCGTTACAAGAGGGGACAACGGTTCAACCACTCGAGGAGTGGTAGTAATACCAGGAGAGGACGACAGCGAAGCACGAGAAGGTGGGCCCACGATA
This is a stretch of genomic DNA from Debaryomyces hansenii CBS767 chromosome G complete sequence. It encodes these proteins:
- a CDS encoding DEHA2G11088p (similar to uniprot|P25578 Saccharomyces cerevisiae YCL004W PGS1 Phosphatidylglycerolphosphate synthase) gives rise to the protein MFQIIRRVQNNPTGSKRMISSLYNYLFPQANEVHVRNYSTNNPIISDEIADSFHPKLKTIFQQLDSIAPRFVLNKGDIQILTHPVEFYESLKEKITNSKSRVFLSSLYFGKSQHELVECIDNAMSKNEDLQVFILIDSLRGTREAPKHASSASILVPLVEKFGKHRIDIRMYHTPQLNGLTKSWTPKRINEGWGLQHMKLYGFDDEILLSGANLSEDYFTNRQDRYYIFKNKDLTDYYYDIHNAVSSLSYQLLPSTKNEQGFRLSWPTSNNSCEPHMNMQRFISDSSFLLEPLLKQHKLKSFDEFEDTNKFDTIVYPISQLTPLLQPNNDQSTEKPAILRLLSYLDSPKIKWWFTAGYFNMLPQIQDRLINGKAPGVVITASSQANSFYKSPGLSYYIPQAYLLCAKRFLEEIHRRGKQDLITLKEWKNGIVNTVDGWSYHAKGLWITVPEEDEPSVTVIGSSNYTKRAYSLDLESNAIIITKDPELKHQMKGEVDNLLSHVETLDLSAFEPKLQTSSRVETDENGERFESKPVYEVDEDRKISRRTYLAVKFFGDKL
- a CDS encoding DEHA2G11110p (similar to uniprot|P38746 Saccharomyces cerevisiae YHL014C YLF2 Putative GTP-binding protein) translates to MNYFQKSLRYFSISSKALAKKKNAGVIKTKYLGRPSNNLTSGVVGLANVGKSTFFQAMTKTSLGTAANYPFATIDPVESLVIVESPKLNHLGQLYESQKNIPTILNILDIAGLTRNAASGEGLGNKFLSDIRQVDGIFQVVRGFRDDDIIHIEDNKVDPIRDMNIVTEELILKDLEFIETGIEKVGKLMKRPHIDKAQVQLEIDTLNRIQDLLYESRKISTGQWTDKEIDIINTYNFLTAKPTVYLLNVNEKDYVAQQNEFKQDVEQWIEDNCPNDILLMFSASYETKINECKTPEELNKFVALNNNKTSAKSDIVDKMRSCLNLISFYTCGPKEARQWSIREGSTMPEAAGLIHTDLQKTFISAQVYKFDDLVNLSPPFNEASLKNSGKQFKCGKNYIVQDGDVVIIKAGNAKAR
- a CDS encoding DEHA2G11176p (similar to uniprot|P12687 Saccharomyces cerevisiae YNL005C MRP7 Mitochondrial ribosomal protein of the large subunit) — translated: MSFIKQVGKLIRPNDYSSSIFQTSFLNNVIQVRTATKRAAGSKTNKNDSAGRRLGPKAYEGHFVKPGQIIMRQRGTKIHPGENVDIGKDHTIFAIEPGYVRFYYDPFHPLRKYVGIALRKDLNLPTPHFSPRVRRFGYEKITDPAEAEKEENHMSRKEFLQQPELEKTRQEQQNQEEQRASAFRNALSSQFNLDLSEADFQLALNRLLNISQLTNVGQTLEDAEVQSTYNYVFDLKLSCKRGEMTSEEFSNLKMHYIQFAENFDKKVTIDAQGNPCTYVTPEAKKENQNEILSKLENEFSNRVISEKDKETIFDLIMTPGIYNLSQQSYLKDRFLPSVLPTTVKETVVEDVDPKKPPKGVIVTRIFDEETKQIKVIGRTKEAYIGQTDLDKSLA
- a CDS encoding DEHA2G11198p (similar to uniprot|P25560 Saccharomyces cerevisiae YCL001W RER1 Protein involved in retention of membrane proteins including Sec12p in the ER) yields the protein MAIDFSSKQIQDNPAYQEYVKLGVTYQKYVDQSVPYTFNRWVGFGVAFALFLLRIVYVQGWYIICYALGIYLLNLFLAFLTPKFDPSLEQEMKNESIEEGLPEDEPEDEEFKPFIRRLPEFKFWYNAIRATILSLFLSFFTIFDIPVFWPILLMYFVILFALTMRKQIQHMVKYKYLPFDFGKTKYRSRS
- a CDS encoding DEHA2G11220p (similar to uniprot|P33338 Saccharomyces cerevisiae YNL243W SLA2 Transmembrane actin-binding protein involved in membrane cytoskeleton assembly and cell polarization), whose amino-acid sequence is MSRAEVDLQVSVKKACSTDEVPPKRKHVRACIVYTWDHKNSRAFWNAVKIQPLQSDEVQLFKALIMIHKVLQEGHPNTLKDAYRNRDFLSSLSTVFPNDGLSYGRLINQYDRFILEKLDFHRNNPGFNGIFEYEEYISLRAVNDPNEGYESILQLMDLQDSIKDLQLLIFSTIHKTPKNLCKVSALVPLIAESYGIYKFCTSMLRAMYQQLGADEALSVLFERFDSQHFMLRDFYTDCHAIKFLTSLVTIPRLSNNPPNLQVTDDGKPVTPSRPRSATVESTPQLSSQPTSSYEPPAEAPPPVDSIFLQQTGIFDQQQQEQQQVQRDLELKRQQQMQDQMQQQHIFEEQQRQQERRFLEEQQLLQRQQTQQHQSRVTELEHDLLMFKNQYDNDQQLLQQYDTRVKNLETELMNLNSTATQQVSSKDEQITNLEQQINNWTKKYESLAKLYSQLRQEHLNLLAKFKKIQQKINSAQESIMKKEKFEKDLKAKNIELADLIRERDRARLDLDRVKATKDQDIEKLQAELRELNSQVNESGKLQSLNLSSIISKHQNEMDQLKKQLSVRDKDLSNLGNNNLQEKLKEKEMDLEIAQESLDSALRELAISKNDQEDIVNAQIDHIIISNISKLRKLVDILLANNIKRIQDTKYELASPMQAGNLNSSPEHLLSIVEISSDMATDFATTFNTFIVDEKHSYNDDNSSYSGIILKGSELTTAVNDLMLNAKGISRSLSKDDEDSILKYVSNVLVSTEAFFFNLSSDSLSKVEDEDGKIDKVIDCNLQVQNDLQLLGNYVDTLRSTHGINFSSGNLEDLVKNEMEQTANTVDLASKFLKDLLQNPNIKSGNFEIHETLLSAAMAVTNAVALLIQAATESQREIVSKGMGSQSRTEFYKKNNRWTEGLISASKAIAGATNVLIQTADGVLKEKNSHEQLIVASNEVAASTAQLVAASRVKANFVSHTQDNLEVASSKVSNACKLLVAKVQQFLSDDENTKNDIDLSKLTPYEGKTVEMEQQVEILKLENMLNSARKRLGEIRKHGYKDDDSDDEN